DNA sequence from the Bombus pyrosoma isolate SC7728 linkage group LG12, ASM1482585v1, whole genome shotgun sequence genome:
TATGGAAGTTTGAAATGAAACTACGTGTCGGCGgtgaattttagaatattacgAGTTGATGGTTATAATTAGGATTTATGCCTGCTTTGTGATAGAGTAACGGTTTAACAGCTGTTTTATGGCGCCGATAAATTCTTTAGCAATATCTTTTACACaagtaataaatgtaaatttcgaaGCCTTCCTTTTCCAACAATTGTTTGTTTTATCGCGATAAATCGTCTTCATAAACGTATCTATTGTATGAATAATTCagaaaggaacgaaataagTTCCATTacatttgaataattctttcaatttgGTTCATGATCGATCGTTGGAAACacgtttttttcttctcttggaagaaagagaaagaaaaatcacaaAGTAAGAGAAAGTCTCGATTCTCTGTAGGATGTGTACACGGGGGTACGTACGATGTACATCGATATAGCAGCGAAGTTCTCATTTCACCAAGATATCGGATTTTCCCCGGCCACTCTACTTTCCCTCCACcgctttcttctttattatccTTCTATACCGACTTCCTCTCCTACCGTTCTTTATCCCAAACAAAGCAATCTCGAACCCGTAGCAGCAGCCCCTACGTGCGACTGCTAGGTGACAATTTATATACCCGCCCACCTATATAACAACTTACTCGATACGTCTTTCTCGCGCGAGGCTACGGACGCTTTCACAGTTCCATGCTTCGTCgtttattatcaaaaaatatcgGCTTCGATACGATTCAATGCCTGACAATTcaaatagattaaaaaaaaagaacaccTACAAAGTGTCCCTCCAGGATTCAAAGATCTAAATGCAATGCATATATGAtgttttttaacgatattggGAATGttgaatatgtaatttaaaaaagagaagtaTGATAAAAACACATTTCTtctagtaatatatttttccttgaattttttaagatGATCAGTATGTTtatctgtataaaatatatgtatatcttccTTGTATCACATTCAAATCTATTTGAATTACGACTTGAATATCAAACAGATGATCAAAATTCAACGATATGAGAGAGTGCTGTTTGAACATACTGTTTATGCtgataaatattcaagatGATCTGTCGGCAGAGATATTACGTAATCGCTACGTAAATGATCAATTATGAGCTATGTGATTGCTTTTTCAGTTATATCAGTAGTAATATGAACTTCAGTTATTCcgtatatttcttatttttataattcttacgTTTAATGTTACACAACAACTGATTCATGGCAAATatacatcgataaaaatataattcaagaaacaaattactGATACCGCTATTGAATCttaaaaaatcgattcttctttttagAGATCCCTAGTCATATATGAAATGGTACAGTAATAACAAGTCATTAGAACGACGTATAGAAGTCGATACCTGTACTTAATGCCACGTTATCGAGGAGGGGGTGAACGTATTCAATAAAGCCGATTTCACGCGCGATTCTTCGTATCGGACGCGCTCAACAATAACTGCGTCACATACGCATATGACTGTTCGCTTGGAATAGTATCGACAGCGATGGAAAATATACACGTACACATAGGCAAAGTTGTTATGGGATAAGAGACATAAGTCCATGGCGTCATATGCTCATAACTGCCCCCTAtcagaataatattattactcgGGCCACCCCACGATTATCCTTACGACGCGAGACGTTCGCTCCTCGCTTTGTCCCTTTTCTGATATTCTGCAAAATTGTTATGTTACGCGAGAAACGTGTCGAATCGAAGGCTACTTTATTTTGTATCCTGTTCCCGAAGTTTCCGTTTCTTTACGCCATCATCCCTTTTTTTCGTTCAACTGGATTTTGAAGCTTTCGTCCTTCGTGAATAGGAAAACGCGCAAGTTTCCGCATCGCGGGCAAATCGTCGGCTTATCGCCGCCACTTTACATGTTAACGGGAAGAATTTTGATCTTGGTCGGACAACTCATCGGTTGTAGAACTTACCGcttaaatatcaatttgtacGAGGCGGTTGCCTGATTAGCATTAGCGTGGGCGAGAGGAGCGTAAAGAAGTTTCGGGCACGGCAGCAGGAAAGTTCAAAGATGCAAATTGGGGTAATATCGCGGTACCGGCAAGTGTAGGGGATTCGTAGTTTCCGTCTCGTTGACACCCGCCCCCTTCATATCCTTGGTATATTAATTGCAGGATTCATTAAGTCGCGCTATTAACGAACTAATTGGTATTatgagagagaagaaagaaggaatattttgtacttttgcgTCTACGACTACGTTAACTGTAAGGTTCATCGACTCGTACTATTATACGTATGAACTACTTAAGAAGCTAGTAAAAAAATACTACCTGTttttaaattcgttaaaaacgGTTGGAATTCGCCTACCATCATAAACGTAAGAGCTCAACGATCAAAATGTACGGACGGAGGAAGTTATTATCTCCAAAGAATCGTAAAAAGAGGGACGTGATGAAAAAAAGgcaaggaaagagagaaaggggtgAACAATTCGCGCCCAAAAACCGTATTATTCGCCcattttgaaactttgatATCCCATTCCAAGGTGGTTGGTTGAATGAATAATTATCTGCCGCTGGTACAAAACGAATCTTTTTCCCGGGAATATCCCTCTTTCCCCGGAGACACTTTGCAGAGAGGTTGCACACAACTCGCCGAATCCACCTCCAATTTATATAAGCCGTGGCAACCTCAACCCCGGAACTCTTATAATAATTCCACGATTCCCCACCCTTAAGAAAGCCGCGCGCGCGATgttcatttcattattttttttccttcttcacCGCCTTTGGTCCCTCTTCCTCGAGCATCGCCAACGTCGTATACCTTTCGTCGCGTCTCGTCACTGCCGCAGCCCCTCTCTTTCCCTCATCTACCACCCCCGTGAGCCCCTTTTGCACACGAGGCGACCCACCACCATCTACGCTGAGAGGGTGATAAGTCGTGACGTCGACGAGGTAGAGGTGATTCCGAAGGGTAGGCGTGGCCGTGGCATCCCACCCTCCGCAAAGGGGTGCGAGGGGTCGAATCGAGAGGAAAGGGTGGCTCGCGGTACGCTCTCGTTGGCTGTACTACCCTCCACCACCACGTGGCGCGGGCAACGCCGCTGGTGGACGCCACTATAGAGGCTGGAAAATCGTGTAAGAAAAAGCCGGAGAACCATCGCCGATGGAACCACCCCTCCTGTTTTTAGGACCTTTCTACGCGACGACGATTCTACTTAAGCTCCCAAATATGTTCCCGACTACCAACCTTTCTAAACCACCCACCCTTGTTACCTTCTCTCTCTACGCCAGCGTAGCTCGTTTACTTCTTTTCTACCCGACTATTGTTATTTTCGTGTGTTTCGATGATTCGTTGGAGAAGGAGTACGTGTGCCAACGGGATATCGCACGGGGTAGTTCGCGTGCCCGACTCCGACACGATCGATCAAGATTTAGTGTAGTTCGCGTACGCTGTCTCTGTTTCTTCGACGCGGAAGCGGTCAACGTACACGGACAACGTCCGATTCCGGGGATCGTTGTGttcattaatttgattaaCCCTGCCGACATTTCCGCCGGACAAACGCGACGACTTCTGTGTGTGTGTCGCGTGCCTGGATGCGTATACGGACGAAAATCAGATTTCGGACAATCGAATGCCGATACCTACGTGATTTCATATCAAGGCTATTGAACAAAAAAACTCAATTCctacgaaaaattaaattcccgTTTAATGTTTTGCGATTTCTATTTAAGATTTGCAAAGAaaggtgaaagaaaaatattaatgaagatAAGCAGCCGAGTTGGTTCGGTCGGCAGATCAATCGTGGACAATCGCCAAGTCggttgattattattaatactattattattactattattattattattattattattattattatagcgGTTATAATCATACACCCAGGCAGCGTAATCGTTATAATCGTTATAGCAGCGGTTTAAAGCAGGAGAAAAGTGGCCGGCGAAGCAATTATACCTACAAGAAAATCACATTGGGCGAAACGATCTCGTACAACACGTACGTTCACGCGCGCGCACGCTGCCGCGTGTGTACAGCGTCAGTGTGTTACCAGCAATAGACGGGCCACGGTACCTAACCACGCCGATAAAACGGCACACGTACATCCGCGGCGTCGATAGTAGTGAGAGATAATAATGTTGATAAGGGTGTAGAGAGAACCGCTCGGCAACCCCTACTGGCTCCGGTGGCTAAACCGAACGAATATAAGAGCGAAAAGGACATAGCAAAACTGTGCGCGCAGTTGTGTAGCGCGTATGTATGTGTATCTGGAAGGggcgagaagaagaaggataCAGAGGGTGAGAGCAAGCAAGAGGGAGTAAGAACGGggtgaaagaaagagagagggagagagagagaaaacacGCGCGGTAGTCAGAGGGGTGAGTAGGCGTGGCTATGGACTACCCTCGAAGCAGCCGATTGGGCGGACCGTTGGTCTGCTTCGTCAAATAAAATCCAATCGTTAGGACCAAAGGAATGCGAGTCTCCTAGCTTTTTTCCTCCCTTGCCACTTGGCAAGCCACCCCTGCCTCTGTACTGTGCACCGTGGCCTTCCCACTCCATTCCTTCTTCTCCGGAGCTCCGTCCCTTTTCCGCCTTCTCCGTCTCCCTTTCGTTACCTTTAAAGGGGGTGCGCGCAGCGCCGTTTGATGGGAGTATGATTTTATTACGGCATTACCGAGCGAGCCAAACCCCGAATTGCTCGGCTTATAGTCTGTATTATCTCACCTAAGAGGGAAGAGAAGGGGCGGTTTGCACGCCGGTTTTCTCCAAGAGGTGGAACGGCATCGAGAAGGGGCAAGGGTACAGAGTTACACACTCCCTCCTCCCTTCTACACCCTCTTCTACCTATTACCCACAAGCCACTGGCTATACGTTAAAGGGGGCTGTTTCGTGAATCCCGCTTCACGGGGAAGGGGCAACACAGCTAGCTATATGCCTTTGTCGGCTTTCATTCGAGGGTTGCACGCTCTCACGTTGCGCTGCCACACTCTGGGCaccccttctttctctctctctctgtctctctctctatccCTCTCTCTGCGCTCGCATGCACGTCAGTTGACATTCCGCTGCCGAAATCGCACGTTCTTCCACGACGTAACCACCTTCGTGACAGTTCCGTGGCGGTTGATTACCTGCGAAGTGATATGACACGCGTCTACGGTTCTATCGAACGTTTCTGTGATTTTTGAGTGAGACCATGCCATGCTCCGCGGTCGCGTGCTTCGATTAACGCATCGATTCGAGGCGAGAACTCGGACATACGCGCGAATGGATCGAGGGACGATATAGTGATGTTCGTTTAGTCACTGCTGGTTTTGCAAAGATGACGAAGATACGCGTGTAATGTAGATTTCGAATATCGTTGGAGCTATCGATGCTGTTTACGCTGGCTGGAGCCGGAGAACTCGAGGATTTCATTGACCTAGATAGAAAGCAACGAGTGTTTAATTGTGTATAAAGCTCTTGAGTAGATAGTAGCTATAGAAACTACGACTTTAATGTATAGTACATTTGATACAAGTATCAGATTGAGTGAACGAAAGGAAATGTATTTGTGATCCATATCAGCTCAAATATTATTGTCGATTGTCAAAGACAATACCATTATTGCAAGGAGAACAACACGATTCTGCGATCGAAACAGAAGACCAATCGGTGGAAACGAAGTTTGGGGGGAAGAGGGGACGGACAGCCGTGGTATGTTTCCTTCGTCAGCGGCGATGCTGAAGAATCTGCAACAAAGTGCAATGACCTCGCCGTTTTTGATGGAGAACTTGCTCCAGAGCAAGGCGTCGCCCGGTGCCGATTTAACCAGCTTGACCTTGAACTGGGCGGCGAGTCTGGTAGCGAGACAGCGGGAACGAGAATGCGAGGCGAACCTGAGGATTTCCAGGGAGAAGGTCTCGCCATCGAGCGCGAATCAGGATCAGCTGGATCAACGGTCCTCCACCGGTGCACGTAGCTCGGATCGTGGAAGTTCGATGATCGACTGCAGGGACCATCAACGAGGATCTTCCGGGAGGATCGATCGACAGAACGATCGCATGCACATTCTACGGGAGAAGGATGGTATGGAGAGGAGTCAGATCACGTACGTGGACGTGGACAACGAGAGAATCGACGGACACGTAATCGTGGATCGTTTATGCGCGATGGAGAGGCTCTGTAACGAGAGGATCGAGAACCGATCGAGTTCCGCGGTGGATTCGTGCAACTCGAACATCGACGAGGATCCGACAAGTATCGAGATGGACGGAGGACTTCAAGGCGAGAGGGAAAAGGATGATGGAATTCTAGGAGGTGAACGCGTGACGGCATTACAGCCGGACAGGCGGTACGACCTTGGATGCAGAAACGTCATGCACACGTCCGATGAGATGACGATTCAAGGGGAGAGAGACGTGGCGGTCGAGCGTGTCGTCGACAGGATAGGTGAGAGAACGACCGCCTGTTCCTGCGGCGACGAGCAGTGCTTAGGACCCGCATGCAGGACCATCCAGGAGAAGGAGAAGCCGCAGCTCAAGTTCAGCGTCAACGCTATACTTGGCGGCAATCATGACAGGCGACCGCATTCGGGTAACTGTTCTAACTTGAGACATGGCACGCGTTTATCGCCTGTGATTTTAGATTTAAGATACGTAGCTTTGGTATCTTTCGATCCGTAGATGCGATTGGAGAATAGATTCTTTGAAAAAGACGGTATAGCGAATCTTTTATACGCTTATGTTAAACAGTGAtgtgcaattttttatattaaatgttagaTAAAGGATATACGTAGGAACAACAGGAGTAGTATCTTAAAACGTCGTCttgttgaatataattattttccaggAATAATAATACTTGAAAAAGTAGTTACAAGATCGTCAATCGTTGTTTACATAACGATCCTTGTCGTTAATGATCCTTATAACCTGTTAGCGATCCTTATTAAAGGCTgctttaatagaattttaatagaatcttCGAATAAGGTATAGTAAGTAGTCGGTTATAATATCGTCatctctaattaaatttcgcaGAGTTATCAGTTAGGAAGATAAGTTTCGGATTAACGAGCACGTCAGAAGAATCTTAGTCATCTCTGAGCATTTAGAGTGTTGAAACAAAGCTCACCACAAATCAGTGTCGCCGGCAGACTTCTGTCGTCGGTCCCTAAATCTCATCCGCACACCCTCAAGACGAGTCGCAGCGTGCGTGCAGGGTGGAGCAGGACGTCAGCTGGTCCGCCACTTACCTTCACCCCAATATTAAGCCCTTACGATTGGTGCCTATAATATTAGACAAGCGGCAGGATCAAATGATGTATTACCGTGCCTCTTATCGCGTTTCCTTATTCACAGTAATTCCGGCGACGTCGTCACGAAATTGCCCGTCCTATTACCGAACCTTCCGATTTATGACCAAACCGGTGACATAACTGTACCATGAAAATATCCTTATATCATCCTATTATATTTTcggttattttattaacgtaaaatacttcTTCAACGTAGCTTACAACGAACGTTCCATTATTCTCTTGAATCGTTTCATCATTGACCACCGAGTCGAAACAAGCGATGAAATCAAtcgaaaattcgtttctttcattctttaaaaaaagaaaaaaaggaaaaaatagaaagaaagaaacagaagagaaaacgaaaaacacATCACGTATCCGAACCACTTCAGTGTACATCAACCGTACAATCTCTTGCATCCCCGTCGTTTTTTTCCCTCCCTTCCTCTGTTTCATCCACCCCACCCTACTACTAACGAGTGATTGACACGAGTCGATAAAGTTCGTGCACATACGATAAATACATAAACGGGTGCCGACCATGTTAGTGGGATAGAAAGCAGATAGGAAACCGAAAAGTGGGAACGAGACGaacgaggaaagagagaacCGAGAGATGGTTCATCAGTAGGGGGAGGGGAGGGATACGTGTGGACGAATGTAGATAGGTGGAGAGGCAAATGTTGCATTTAACATTGGCGGATTGCATCCATGCGCCGGTGGAAGAGGAGAAGGTAACGTTGGGGAGATAGAGAAGAGTAGTCGGGGAAATTTGGTGCACTTGAAATAGGGGGGTGGGGTTTCATGCATTTGTCGGATAGCGGATGCATTGACCGTGCCACGTGCATGTGTTACATCCCTTCCTCTGCCACCCCCAACCCACCCTCTCCTCTTGCGTGAATCCATCGCCTCCGATAGACCCTCCAGCGTCCATGAGCTGTCTCCTCCCCCTGACTCCCTCTTGATGCAACTCATCCCAACAATCCACCCCCTTCCTCCCTTCGTGACCACGGGTACTATCGTTCGGTCCGCTTGGTTTGTACGTCATGTCGAAATGTTGTGAAATAATTGCGCGAAAAAGTGATTGGCAACAAACTCGAAATTCATCGACGGACGCGAACGAACGCCGTGGCAACGTGGAGTTAGGTATGGAAGGGGTTGGCGCGGCGCACGGTCTGGAGTGGATGGGCGTTTGACGAGAGAGCGACGTTAAATTTCGAATAGCATTTTCGCCAATCGTTGTGCGATTTACCAGATCCTCGCACTCTTTCGCTCTCCGTTCTCGTCTTCCTCTCTTTTGCTGTGCGTGGCGCGTGCTGTTTCCGTCTCTCTCCCCGGTGCCACGCTTTTATTCGTCCCCCCTTGCTCTTCTCTTTCGCCAACCCCCCTTTCCCACCGCCCCGTTGCCGCCTGTTTCTCGTTGTTGTTTGTCgctattattgatatttttcgatatcgaGCGTGACACGACCGGAGACTCGTGTAGATGGATGGCGAAATGCGTGTACCCCGTgccgttttattattttctttctttttccgtcCTCGCTTTTTCGATCACTCTTTGGATGTAACTCGTCTACGTTgctagaaatttaattagaaacacCTTTGGATCGTAAGTTGCGTGGgtttaaaaacaaattggAGAGGCAACTGCGATAAGCAGGTAGtccaattttcaaatatttcagtaaatCATCGAAAACTAActcaaaatgaaaatcaatcgAACATTTGCACTTTAGAACGTGAAACATAtgccttctttcttccttcaataaatgtaatttaagtATCAGACCTGTCCTTATTGCTCCAGACCTCCTTCCAGTCGCTAAACATTAATTAcacgtaaatttttaattccactCCAACGAATTTGATGAGCTATATAGACCCACGAAGGAACTAAAATTAGaaactgaaattgaaaattgaagacTCGAATTCCCGGTATCGCATGAAATACTATCCCGTCTTATATTCTCGATCGAATTGGCACGTCAGACGTAATAAGCCGGCATGGGACGTCAGCCCGCTAACCATGCGCTAAGGCAAACATCGTTCCTCTATTATCGAACAACATCGTTTCCTACCGTGCATAAATCGTAGTACCCCCATTCATCGGGAAACCTGCAGCGGTGTCTACTTAATAATGCATCAAATACCCTAATCCCAAAGAATAACCACCGATATGTTGTATCTCGGTCGTGTAGTGTATCCGGGGGTAAAAGCGAAGGGAGGGTCTTTAAGCCCGggcattaaaaaaagaaagacgaaaaaaGCACAGTTCTACAACTGTAACAACAGAACGTTGTGCCCTGGATATCCTTGTATCCTCAACAGGCTTTCGACGTTTAATCTGCTCGATTCGAATGGTCGTATAAGAACGAAGACAGAATTGAAAAAGGGATGGAAATAGTATTCGCGAAGGGAGTAGGCTCGAAGGAGGTGGAGCAGCTTAAAAAACGATTCCCATTCAATGTTTCCGTTGGAGGTTAAGCCGTTATTAGTTGGCCAGGGCTCGCGATCCTGGCAGGCAGCTCCTCTTATTGGCTGGCTAGGAAAACAACGATAAAAGGCGATGAGTATTTTATGGGGTACATCGGCACAATAGGACGTCGTGTATGGGCCATTGTTAAAGCATTGTCTGGTTGGAACGCAAGGCAAacctctctttctccgttcGATTCTAGTTTCTTGGTCGTCGTGAAACGTACGCGGGAACCGTGCCgctctattattttattattttcaaatacgtCGCCTTCGCTTCCACTCTCTTGCTATCCTTTTTGGCTCGGTTAAATTGGGCGTGGCGATGTGACTGAAAAAATGCATGTTGCAAACACACGTCGGACTATCGATCCTCTTAGACGCCTGTAAATGATTGGTGTACacctttcctttctcttttattcattCGAGAGTAAGCTGCGGTTTATCAAGTGCTTGttcatttttaatggaatttcatGGTCCGTACAATTGGCAACTGTTATATTCTTCGAAAACTTTTTAAGCAGATTCTCTGGATAGAACTTTGGCTTAGAAAAAGAGAGGgtttcttttaaatgaaacaattatataGCAGGAATATATCTATTCTTTGAGCAATGGaaggtaaaatatatatctaagCGATTCACACGTACCAAATATccgtatatttatatcagaGGTGTTGAAGCGTGCGTCAACAAGAGGTTGGGCTCCGCCTG
Encoded proteins:
- the LOC122573282 gene encoding uncharacterized protein LOC122573282 → MFPSSAAMLKNLQQSAMTSPFLMENLLQSKASPGADLTSLTLNWAASLVARQRERECEANLRISREKVSPSSANQDQLDQRSSTGARSSDRGSSMIDCRDHQRGSSGRIDRQNDRMHILREKDGMERSQITYVDVDNERIDGHVIVDRLCAMERLCNERIENRSSSAVDSCNSNIDEDPTSIEMDGGLQGEREKDDGILGGERVTALQPDRRYDLGCRNVMHTSDEMTIQGERDVAVERVVDRIGERTTACSCGDEQCLGPACRTIQEKEKPQLKFSVNAILGGNHDRRPHSENFQGLPPEAIPAFLQNLQNSASYSIAKPIARPAAYHPYHRPSHQPPQRHLPPNAHHTLQQLFYRGPYLTVAGSGTGGHHPGAPGGGTAFPGAIQGGLGDFTSTGLVFPWATNARGKPRRGMMRRAVFSDLQRRGLEKRFQIQKYISKPDRKKLAEKLGLKDSQVKIWFQNRRMKWRNSKERELLATGGSREQTLPNKNNPNPDLSDADGDRPRMDLSDVSPLTSPQRPEEQTENEEDEEINVT